From the Clostridiales bacterium FE2011 genome, one window contains:
- a CDS encoding DUF4179 domain-containing protein translates to MKRFTQSDLRRMYETPPRELTEQIHETISSLPVHGQEEKIVKKKLSFSVIAAAALMIVLMATALAATNETVNGLLYKYWPDLAETLMPVNLTCEDQGVRLEILSALAEGSDVTVTFSLQDLEGNRINGHTEANIDIDAQLFRNCSASGTISPAYYVEKEKKAYFVNSIHFDTVSVPTDGQITAYTDFITPHQYSTVDLLPLLKEYGNRAVSMPVPENAIANAGYTDDGFCNTMDRVGDSRLVIPEAMRVLDPQNSPEIPLTDNVYLSGIGMIDGLLHVQVHYTDLDYKEVSDDTHTASYYPWKVWISLRDPDEENPFGTSPKYWQEDKLPGGITGMYWHKDGKEGWGEQVFTIDTGLTEEQVFIAEINVTQPPILGHWKINFPLRLIKRNSVSASITENTAD, encoded by the coding sequence ATGAAACGCTTTACACAAAGCGACCTGCGGAGAATGTATGAAACACCCCCGCGGGAACTGACAGAGCAGATCCATGAAACAATCTCTTCCCTCCCGGTTCACGGACAGGAGGAGAAGATCGTGAAAAAGAAGCTTTCCTTCAGCGTCATCGCCGCGGCTGCGCTGATGATCGTGCTGATGGCCACCGCGCTGGCTGCCACAAACGAGACTGTTAATGGATTACTGTATAAGTATTGGCCGGACCTGGCAGAAACATTGATGCCTGTCAACCTGACCTGCGAAGATCAGGGCGTCCGGCTGGAAATCCTTTCCGCCCTGGCGGAAGGATCGGATGTGACCGTCACCTTTTCCCTTCAGGATCTTGAAGGAAACCGGATCAACGGGCATACCGAAGCCAATATAGACATTGACGCCCAGCTTTTCAGAAACTGCTCGGCTTCCGGAACTATATCGCCCGCATATTACGTTGAGAAAGAGAAAAAGGCCTACTTTGTTAATTCCATACATTTTGATACCGTCTCCGTGCCCACAGACGGACAGATTACAGCCTATACCGATTTTATCACGCCCCATCAATATTCCACTGTCGACCTGCTTCCGCTGCTGAAGGAATACGGAAACCGTGCCGTATCCATGCCGGTTCCGGAAAATGCCATTGCCAACGCCGGATATACGGATGATGGATTCTGCAATACCATGGACAGGGTCGGGGACAGCAGGCTGGTCATCCCGGAAGCCATGCGCGTGCTGGATCCGCAGAACAGCCCGGAAATCCCACTCACAGACAATGTTTACCTCTCAGGAATCGGCATGATCGACGGCCTCCTGCATGTGCAGGTGCACTACACGGATCTCGATTACAAAGAGGTCTCCGATGATACCCATACAGCCAGTTATTATCCCTGGAAAGTATGGATCAGCCTGCGGGATCCCGATGAGGAAAACCCCTTCGGAACGTCCCCGAAATACTGGCAGGAAGACAAACTGCCCGGTGGAATCACCGGTATGTACTGGCATAAAGACGGGAAAGAAGGATGGGGAGAGCAGGTTTTCACAATCGATACCGGTCTGACAGAAGAGCAGGTTTTTATTGCTGAAATCAACGTAACCCAGCCTCCGATTCTCGGCCACTGGAAAATCAACTTCCCCCTGCGGCTGATCAAAAGAAACAGCGTATCAGCATCCATTACAGAAAATACCGCAGACTGA
- a CDS encoding RNA polymerase sigma factor: MNKVSFEQLYMEQLPGLYRLAQGILRHPADAQDAVQQAVLLAWQHMDSIRPGSEKAYLARIVINECRNIQRLRRRTVPVPDIPDHTVPEAGLRELRDAVERLPEKLRLPFLLVYMEGYSAKEAASVMGVTLFALKSRLKRAKNILQIELSEEEEHETLYTKRPAENV, from the coding sequence ATGAACAAGGTTTCCTTTGAGCAGCTGTACATGGAACAGCTTCCCGGACTGTACCGGCTGGCACAGGGTATCCTGCGTCACCCGGCGGACGCCCAGGACGCGGTGCAGCAGGCCGTCCTGCTGGCGTGGCAGCACATGGATTCCATCCGGCCCGGCAGCGAAAAAGCCTACCTGGCCCGGATTGTCATCAACGAATGCCGTAACATCCAGCGCCTGCGCCGGCGGACGGTTCCCGTTCCGGATATTCCGGATCATACGGTTCCGGAGGCCGGCCTGAGGGAACTGCGGGATGCCGTTGAACGGCTGCCGGAAAAGCTGCGGCTGCCCTTCCTGCTGGTTTATATGGAAGGATACAGTGCAAAGGAAGCTGCCTCCGTCATGGGTGTGACCCTGTTCGCCCTCAAATCGCGATTGAAACGGGCAAAAAACATCTTACAGATTGAACTGAGTGAGGAGGAAGAACATGAAACGCTTTACACAAAGCGACCTGCGGAGAATGTATGA
- a CDS encoding MATE family efflux transporter has product MEKKNALIRDLTTGSVPKTLLTFSMPLFLSGLLQMVYNMVDMIVVGNFVGTQGLSAVSIGGEVLMLITFVAMGFSNAGQILISRYVGAKRHDLVGEMVGTLFTLLEGLAVIIMVIFLFTYKGIINWLNTPEDIWEYTRQYCITCVWGVVFIYGYNLVSAILRGMGDSKHPFIFIAIASVINVVLDILFVGPLGMGPLGAALATVIGQAVSFLFALRLLYKNREQIHFDFKPRHFRIYKNVINQLLSLGIPMVIQSAAITFSMLFVNSYINTYGTVAVAVTGVARKLENMIGVVSQAISSAGGAMVSQALGAGKTERVPKVVGHAMWIVAIPAAVFAVITLFKPEWLFGLFSQDPEVLAMAITYIPIAMIQYLGCVLRPPNFALINGSGNSKLNLAVALLDGIFTRIGLSLLLGVTFAWGIRGFWYGNALSGLVPFLIGTAYLLSGKWKRMGAPKKAEPEAEELD; this is encoded by the coding sequence ATGGAGAAAAAGAACGCACTGATCCGGGATCTGACGACGGGCAGCGTGCCGAAAACGCTGCTGACGTTCTCGATGCCGCTTTTCCTTTCCGGCCTGCTGCAGATGGTCTACAACATGGTGGACATGATCGTTGTCGGCAATTTTGTCGGCACACAGGGTCTTTCCGCCGTGTCCATCGGCGGTGAAGTGCTGATGCTGATCACCTTCGTGGCCATGGGCTTTTCCAACGCGGGGCAGATCCTGATTTCCCGCTACGTGGGTGCGAAACGCCATGACCTGGTGGGCGAGATGGTGGGCACCCTGTTCACCCTGCTGGAAGGCCTGGCCGTGATCATCATGGTGATCTTCCTGTTTACCTACAAGGGAATCATCAACTGGCTGAACACACCGGAAGATATCTGGGAATACACCCGCCAGTACTGCATTACCTGCGTGTGGGGCGTAGTCTTCATCTACGGCTACAACCTGGTTAGCGCCATCCTCCGCGGTATGGGTGATTCCAAGCATCCCTTCATCTTTATTGCCATTGCTTCCGTCATCAACGTCGTCCTGGACATCCTGTTCGTCGGCCCCCTGGGCATGGGTCCGCTGGGCGCCGCCCTGGCCACGGTCATCGGCCAGGCCGTCAGCTTCCTCTTTGCCCTGCGGCTGCTGTACAAAAACCGGGAGCAGATCCATTTTGATTTCAAGCCCCGGCATTTCCGGATCTATAAAAACGTGATCAATCAGCTGCTGAGCCTGGGCATCCCCATGGTCATCCAGAGCGCTGCCATCACCTTCTCCATGCTGTTCGTCAATTCCTATATCAACACCTACGGCACGGTGGCCGTAGCCGTCACCGGCGTTGCCCGGAAGCTGGAGAACATGATCGGCGTGGTCAGCCAGGCCATTTCCTCCGCTGGCGGCGCAATGGTTTCCCAGGCGCTGGGTGCCGGAAAGACGGAACGGGTGCCGAAGGTAGTCGGCCACGCCATGTGGATCGTTGCGATTCCGGCCGCCGTCTTCGCCGTGATTACCCTGTTCAAACCGGAATGGCTTTTCGGCCTGTTCTCCCAGGATCCTGAAGTACTGGCCATGGCCATCACCTATATTCCCATCGCCATGATCCAGTATCTGGGCTGCGTCCTGCGGCCGCCGAACTTCGCCCTCATCAACGGATCCGGCAATTCCAAACTGAACCTGGCGGTTGCCCTGCTGGACGGCATCTTCACCCGCATCGGCCTGAGCCTGCTGCTGGGCGTCACCTTCGCCTGGGGTATCCGGGGCTTCTGGTACGGCAACGCGCTCTCCGGCCTGGTTCCCTTCCTGATCGGCACGGCTTACCTGCTGTCCGGCAAGTGGAAGCGGATGGGTGCGCCGAAGAAGGCGGAACCGGAAGCGGAAGAACTGGACTGA
- a CDS encoding AMP-binding protein: MTTRTDLSQLSAVASRIREMREIMGWTPEEMAEKTEVTVAEYLDYEAGQTDMPFTFIYKSAQAFNMELTELLEGHNAFLSTYTVTRRGKGETTAKEEGIAISNLAPKFRDKVAEPYWVRYEYSEKQQNEPIHTTTHKGQEFDLVLSGSLKVQVGDHTEILEEGDSIYYNSSLPHGMIAVNGKDCVFLAMILPVEGQQSGADFAAVPKAARYEGHLVAEKFIDAKEDEQGRLTSISFPNHETFNFGFDIVDEIARKYPDKLAMLYVDKHHEERRFTFKDIKDASNQCANYFTSLGIKRGDRVMLVLKRHYQFWFSMVALHKLGAIAIPATNQLKEHDFEYRFNAAGVKALICTADGDTAEIAERAAAKCPSVETLIMVNGSREGWHDLNAEYPLFTRRYRRPEDASCGNEPALMFFTSGTTGNPKMAQHRHTYALGHYVTAKYWHCCERDGLHFTISDTGWGKSLWGKLYGQWLCEGAVFVYDFDKFDAADILPMFKKYNITTFCAPPTMLRMFIKVDLANYDLSSIHHMTTAGEALNPEVYRQFEKATGLQIMEGFGQTETTLTIGNLAGTVPKIGSMGKANPQYDVDIVDPDGNSVASGEVGEIVIHTDRNVPCGLYREYYLDEEKTKEAWHDGMYHTGDTAWRDEDGYFWYVSRIDDVIKSSGYRIGPFEIESVIMELPYVLECGVSAEPDEIRGQIVKASIVLTKGTEGTEELKKEIQQYVKEHTAPYKYPRKIVFRDELPKTISGKIQRNLL; this comes from the coding sequence ATGACAACCAGGACTGACCTGAGCCAATTGAGTGCGGTTGCTTCCCGTATCCGTGAAATGCGGGAGATCATGGGCTGGACCCCTGAGGAAATGGCGGAAAAGACGGAGGTAACCGTTGCGGAATACCTCGATTACGAAGCCGGCCAGACCGACATGCCCTTTACTTTCATCTACAAGTCCGCCCAGGCTTTCAACATGGAGCTGACGGAACTGCTGGAAGGCCACAATGCTTTCCTGTCCACCTACACGGTGACCCGCCGCGGCAAGGGCGAAACCACCGCGAAGGAAGAAGGCATCGCCATTTCGAACCTGGCGCCGAAATTCCGGGATAAGGTGGCGGAGCCTTACTGGGTTCGCTATGAATATTCCGAAAAGCAGCAGAATGAGCCGATCCATACGACCACCCACAAGGGACAGGAATTCGACCTGGTGCTTTCCGGCAGCCTGAAGGTCCAGGTCGGCGACCATACCGAGATCCTGGAGGAAGGCGACAGCATCTATTACAACTCCTCCCTGCCGCACGGCATGATCGCCGTGAACGGGAAGGACTGCGTCTTCCTGGCGATGATCCTTCCGGTTGAAGGACAGCAGAGCGGCGCTGATTTCGCGGCCGTACCCAAGGCTGCCCGGTATGAGGGTCACCTGGTTGCCGAGAAGTTTATTGACGCGAAGGAGGATGAGCAGGGAAGGCTCACTTCCATCAGCTTCCCGAATCATGAAACCTTCAACTTCGGTTTTGATATCGTGGACGAGATCGCCCGCAAGTATCCGGATAAGCTGGCCATGCTCTATGTGGACAAGCATCATGAGGAGCGCCGCTTCACCTTCAAGGATATCAAGGACGCCTCCAACCAGTGCGCCAACTATTTCACATCCCTGGGAATCAAGCGGGGCGACCGGGTCATGCTGGTGCTCAAGAGGCACTATCAGTTCTGGTTCTCCATGGTGGCCCTGCACAAACTGGGCGCCATCGCGATCCCCGCAACCAACCAGCTGAAGGAGCATGACTTTGAGTACCGCTTCAACGCTGCCGGCGTCAAGGCCCTGATCTGCACGGCCGACGGGGACACTGCCGAGATCGCCGAGCGGGCCGCCGCCAAGTGCCCCAGCGTGGAAACCCTGATCATGGTCAACGGATCCCGGGAGGGCTGGCATGACCTGAATGCGGAATATCCGCTCTTCACCCGCCGCTACCGCCGTCCGGAGGACGCCTCCTGCGGCAACGAACCGGCGCTCATGTTCTTCACTTCCGGCACCACAGGCAATCCGAAGATGGCCCAGCACCGTCATACTTACGCCCTGGGACATTATGTTACGGCGAAGTACTGGCACTGCTGCGAGCGGGACGGTCTCCACTTCACCATTTCCGACACCGGCTGGGGCAAATCCCTCTGGGGCAAGCTTTACGGCCAGTGGCTGTGCGAGGGTGCGGTTTTCGTCTATGACTTCGATAAGTTCGACGCGGCGGATATCCTGCCCATGTTCAAGAAGTACAACATCACGACCTTCTGCGCACCGCCCACCATGCTCCGGATGTTCATCAAGGTGGACCTGGCCAATTACGACCTCAGCTCCATTCACCATATGACTACCGCCGGCGAAGCCCTCAACCCCGAGGTCTACCGCCAGTTCGAGAAGGCTACGGGCCTGCAGATCATGGAAGGCTTCGGTCAGACAGAAACCACGCTGACCATCGGCAACCTGGCCGGTACCGTGCCGAAGATCGGTTCCATGGGTAAGGCCAATCCCCAGTACGACGTGGATATCGTGGATCCGGACGGCAATTCCGTTGCCAGCGGTGAAGTGGGCGAGATTGTTATCCATACCGACAGGAATGTTCCCTGCGGCCTTTACCGGGAGTATTACCTGGACGAGGAAAAGACGAAGGAAGCCTGGCACGACGGCATGTACCACACCGGCGACACAGCCTGGCGGGATGAGGACGGCTACTTCTGGTATGTTTCCCGGATTGACGACGTTATCAAATCCTCCGGCTACCGTATCGGGCCGTTCGAGATCGAATCCGTCATCATGGAGCTGCCCTACGTGCTGGAGTGCGGCGTTTCCGCCGAACCGGATGAAATCCGCGGCCAGATCGTCAAGGCCTCCATTGTCCTGACCAAGGGCACGGAAGGAACCGAAGAGCTCAAAAAGGAAATCCAGCAGTATGTCAAAGAGCATACCGCACCTTACAAATATCCCCGCAAGATTGTCTTCCGGGACGAACTGCCCAAGACGATCTCCGGCAAGATCCAGCGCAACCTGCTGTAA
- a CDS encoding EAL domain-containing protein: protein MNYSFTVPSMLILLVIMGYYFFRPRLPIRLNRAFLAILVIDICTEILEVASFRLNETWPEHASELLWVVNVLYFIFVYVRSYMFFVFTVSVLDSKSLIWSRLRVFAPIVYIPCVLIALTTPWTHLLFRIEDGFHQGQLYWTIFACDCCYLTFATIGILRHLKELSAHEIISLLAIQVVLKAGIVARFLLPNIVVMNTFCLMAIVVIFISFLNPDLYLSERGYVYNLPAFHALLGECWQRKKPCRVLGFTIQNYNEHREIFGGKQMDDALIGINKYLLDNFPHLSSFYLRGGSYAMVGQNEPDLAELRQKLSERFTGPWKTGAGELRLGISFVEADMDLMNCPSDRLVNTLMISLDELSRVAEPDTSRSLMDSIDEINQKLEIRRCLEKSLDRDELEVFLQPLMDSKTGKRIAAEALVRLRDDNGNLIRPDLFISMAEQEGYIVRLGEQVLAKVCRFIRDHDMEAMGIQWINVNLSPVQFMSRDVPSRFAEILKEYHVDEKMIHLEITEQSMIDFSLLRDQITGLHNNGFEFSLDDYGSGYSNLSRVRQYPFTNIKIDMEVVWNYCKEKDMLLPALVEGFKRMNLSITAEGIETEEMAGAMKDISCDYLQGYYFSQPVPMDEFVEQTMQMNKAC from the coding sequence ATGAACTACAGCTTCACCGTTCCAAGCATGTTGATCCTGCTGGTCATCATGGGGTACTACTTCTTCCGTCCAAGGCTGCCAATCCGACTGAACCGTGCATTCCTGGCCATTCTGGTCATTGATATCTGCACGGAAATCCTTGAGGTTGCCTCCTTCCGCCTGAACGAGACCTGGCCGGAGCATGCGTCCGAACTGCTCTGGGTCGTCAATGTGCTGTATTTCATTTTTGTATATGTCCGTTCCTATATGTTCTTTGTCTTCACCGTGAGCGTGCTGGACTCCAAGTCACTGATCTGGTCACGCCTGCGTGTCTTTGCTCCAATTGTATATATTCCCTGCGTGCTGATTGCGCTGACTACGCCGTGGACCCATCTGCTGTTCCGCATTGAAGACGGATTCCACCAGGGGCAGCTTTACTGGACGATCTTCGCCTGTGACTGCTGTTACCTGACTTTTGCCACCATCGGTATTCTCCGGCACCTGAAGGAACTGAGCGCTCACGAAATCATCAGCCTGCTGGCCATCCAGGTTGTCCTGAAAGCCGGCATTGTCGCCCGTTTCCTGCTGCCGAATATTGTGGTCATGAACACCTTCTGCCTGATGGCCATCGTGGTGATCTTCATTTCCTTCCTGAACCCGGATCTTTACCTCTCTGAGCGGGGATATGTCTATAACCTTCCGGCTTTCCACGCACTGCTGGGCGAATGCTGGCAGCGAAAGAAACCCTGCCGGGTGCTTGGTTTCACCATCCAGAACTATAATGAACACCGGGAAATTTTCGGCGGAAAGCAGATGGATGACGCCCTGATCGGCATCAACAAATACCTGCTGGATAATTTCCCCCATCTGAGCAGTTTCTATCTGCGGGGCGGCTCCTACGCCATGGTGGGACAGAACGAACCCGACCTGGCGGAGCTGCGCCAGAAGCTCAGCGAGCGCTTTACCGGCCCCTGGAAAACCGGTGCCGGCGAACTGCGGCTGGGCATTTCCTTTGTGGAAGCGGATATGGATCTGATGAACTGTCCCTCCGACCGGCTGGTCAACACCCTGATGATTTCCCTGGACGAACTGAGCCGCGTTGCCGAACCGGATACCAGCCGCTCCCTCATGGATTCCATTGATGAAATCAACCAGAAGCTGGAGATCCGCCGGTGCCTGGAAAAGTCCCTGGACCGGGATGAACTGGAAGTGTTCCTCCAGCCGCTGATGGACAGCAAAACCGGAAAGCGGATCGCGGCGGAAGCCCTGGTCCGGCTGCGGGATGACAACGGAAACCTGATCCGGCCCGATCTGTTCATCTCCATGGCGGAGCAGGAAGGCTATATCGTACGGCTGGGCGAGCAGGTACTTGCCAAGGTCTGCCGGTTTATCCGGGACCATGACATGGAAGCCATGGGCATCCAGTGGATCAACGTCAACCTGAGCCCGGTGCAGTTCATGAGCCGTGACGTTCCTTCCCGTTTTGCGGAAATCCTGAAGGAATATCATGTGGATGAAAAGATGATCCACCTGGAGATTACGGAACAGAGCATGATTGACTTCTCGCTCCTGCGGGACCAGATCACCGGCCTGCACAACAACGGTTTTGAGTTTTCCCTGGACGATTATGGCAGCGGCTACTCCAACCTTTCCCGGGTTCGCCAGTATCCCTTCACCAACATCAAGATCGACATGGAAGTCGTTTGGAACTACTGCAAGGAAAAAGACATGCTGCTTCCCGCCCTGGTGGAAGGCTTCAAGCGGATGAACCTGAGCATTACCGCCGAGGGTATCGAAACAGAAGAAATGGCCGGCGCCATGAAGGATATCAGCTGCGACTACCTGCAGGGATATTACTTCTCCCAGCCCGTGCCGATGGATGAGTTTGTGGAACAGACCATGCAGATGAATAAAGCCTGCTGA
- a CDS encoding EAL domain-containing protein, translating to MTEQEIISSFDEAITNGQIYLVYQPKYNHSTGRLIGAEALMRWRHPELGEQLPDDFIPIMENYGLIHRADLFAFEEICRFHNSCPNYMLPISFNISRHDLFGHDYVNEIEAIRRRYDVPVHYFRAEITESSAIGGFDLISNAVKQFHEKGYLVEMDDFGSGYSSLSILKNLPVDFLKLDLRFLAGEGLGGRGGVIVNAVVQMAKWLNTPTLAEGVETIEQADFLKSIGCNYVQGYLYSKPISKEDFMMLLLAHDIEPTKPSLLLIKAMEAERFWDPDSLETLIFNNYVGAAAIFSYEKGQVDMLRVNSKYVKESGMNLTEQDILSSDFWEPFSPENREIYEKTIRKAIQTGMEETCETWRTYQSKCCGVERVCLRSGLRVIGRGGDQSIIYAIVQNITEEKKNLQEMRDNDKRFRAAFEQANMYAWEYNIDTHEMRPCFRCMRDLGLPPVVKNYPEPVIENGLFPPDYADMYREWHRKLEDGVGELEAIIPLTVGRIPFHVRYTTEFDETGHPLKAYGSATLVVDSDKEDSAK from the coding sequence ATGACAGAACAGGAAATCATCAGTTCGTTTGATGAGGCAATTACGAATGGCCAGATTTATCTGGTTTATCAGCCTAAATACAATCATTCAACGGGCCGTCTGATCGGAGCGGAAGCTCTTATGCGCTGGCGGCATCCGGAACTCGGGGAACAGCTCCCGGACGATTTCATCCCGATTATGGAGAATTACGGACTCATCCATCGGGCTGATTTGTTTGCCTTTGAAGAAATCTGCCGTTTCCATAATAGCTGCCCGAATTATATGCTGCCTATTTCCTTCAACATCTCCCGTCATGACCTTTTCGGCCATGACTATGTGAATGAGATTGAAGCGATCCGCAGAAGGTACGACGTACCCGTGCATTATTTCCGTGCGGAGATTACGGAGTCTTCCGCCATCGGCGGCTTTGACCTGATTTCCAATGCTGTGAAGCAGTTCCATGAAAAGGGTTACCTGGTGGAGATGGATGACTTTGGCAGCGGGTATTCTTCCCTGAGTATCCTCAAGAACCTGCCTGTGGATTTCCTGAAGCTGGACCTGCGCTTCCTGGCTGGGGAAGGCCTGGGCGGCCGCGGCGGCGTGATCGTCAACGCGGTGGTTCAGATGGCCAAATGGCTGAACACCCCGACGCTGGCGGAAGGCGTGGAAACCATCGAACAGGCTGACTTCCTCAAGAGCATCGGCTGCAATTACGTACAGGGTTACTTGTATTCCAAGCCGATTTCCAAGGAAGATTTCATGATGCTGCTGCTGGCGCATGATATTGAACCCACGAAGCCCTCCCTGCTGCTGATCAAGGCGATGGAAGCGGAACGCTTCTGGGATCCGGATTCCCTGGAAACCCTGATCTTCAACAACTACGTTGGCGCCGCCGCCATTTTCTCCTATGAAAAGGGCCAGGTGGATATGCTGCGGGTAAACTCCAAGTACGTCAAGGAATCCGGTATGAACCTGACGGAGCAGGATATCCTGTCTTCTGATTTCTGGGAACCTTTCTCTCCGGAAAACCGGGAGATTTACGAAAAGACTATCCGCAAGGCTATTCAGACCGGTATGGAGGAAACCTGTGAGACCTGGCGCACCTATCAGTCCAAGTGCTGCGGTGTGGAGCGGGTCTGCCTCCGCAGCGGCCTGCGTGTCATCGGCCGGGGCGGAGATCAGTCGATCATCTACGCCATTGTCCAGAACATCACGGAAGAAAAGAAAAACCTCCAGGAGATGAGGGACAACGACAAGCGCTTCCGTGCCGCCTTTGAACAGGCCAATATGTATGCCTGGGAATACAACATTGACACCCATGAAATGCGCCCCTGCTTCCGCTGCATGCGGGACCTGGGCCTGCCGCCTGTTGTGAAGAATTATCCGGAACCCGTAATCGAAAACGGCCTGTTCCCGCCGGATTACGCGGATATGTACCGTGAATGGCACAGAAAGCTGGAGGACGGCGTCGGAGAGCTGGAAGCGATCATCCCGCTGACGGTCGGCCGCATTCCCTTCCATGTGAGATATACCACCGAGTTTGATGAGACCGGCCATCCGCTGAAGGCATATGGTTCCGCCACGCTCGTGGTTGATTCCGACAAGGAAGATTCTGCCAAATAA
- a CDS encoding alpha/beta fold hydrolase, with protein MEEIIIPSPNGNVFGVLQLPEGKKTAPLIILSHGFGGNHTLDLNSAAFFVSAGFATYNLDFCGGGFNSRSSGTMLDMSVLTEAADLDAVIDHFRNDGRISDIFLWGASQGGFVSAYVSSRRPGDIKAVVLEFPAIVLQDDSEKRRLPDGSFPEVSSIMGFRISRKYDEDATSFNLYDLLPAYTGPVLILHGDSDPIVPLRYSEKAAETYADARLIVYPGQGHGFTGTSKQDALAQETAFFLEH; from the coding sequence ATGGAAGAGATTATTATCCCGAGTCCCAACGGAAACGTCTTCGGCGTACTCCAGCTGCCGGAAGGAAAAAAGACAGCCCCTTTAATTATCCTTTCCCACGGTTTCGGGGGGAATCATACCCTGGATCTGAACAGCGCCGCATTCTTTGTTTCAGCCGGCTTTGCCACCTATAACCTGGATTTCTGCGGCGGCGGGTTCAACTCCAGGAGCAGCGGTACCATGCTGGACATGTCCGTGCTGACGGAAGCGGCGGACCTGGACGCGGTGATCGATCACTTCCGGAATGACGGGAGAATTTCGGATATTTTCCTGTGGGGAGCCAGCCAGGGCGGGTTTGTTTCCGCTTATGTTTCCTCCCGGCGGCCCGGGGATATCAAAGCGGTGGTGCTGGAATTCCCGGCGATCGTGCTGCAGGATGATTCGGAAAAACGGAGACTGCCGGACGGATCTTTCCCGGAAGTCAGCAGCATCATGGGGTTCAGGATCAGCCGGAAATATGATGAGGACGCCACGTCCTTCAACCTGTACGACCTGCTGCCCGCCTATACCGGCCCGGTGCTGATCCTTCACGGGGACAGTGATCCGATTGTTCCGCTCCGCTATTCGGAAAAGGCTGCGGAGACCTATGCGGATGCCCGGCTGATTGTTTATCCGGGACAGGGGCACGGCTTCACGGGCACGTCAAAACAGGATGCCCTGGCACAGGAAACGGCGTTCTTCCTGGAACACTGA
- the pyrE gene encoding orotate phosphoribosyltransferase, with product MNEDRKRFIELLAESGAVQFGDFTAKSGRKTPYFINTGKLTYGDQLDLVGKMYAQTYVENIGRESLLLFGPAYKGITLVAVTAAALYSQYGVRVPVCFNRKEKKDHGEGGAIVGEIPGKDDRIVIVEDVITAGTAIRETMELLKNLDMGRVESIIIAVDRMEKGRGEQSALAELEQEFGVKVFPIVTIREVVSYLHNREIGGKVYIDDALYARVLEYQKIYGVNSGD from the coding sequence ATGAATGAGGACAGAAAACGGTTTATTGAGCTCCTGGCGGAGTCCGGTGCGGTTCAGTTCGGCGACTTCACGGCGAAAAGCGGCCGGAAAACGCCCTATTTCATCAATACCGGAAAACTGACGTACGGGGACCAGTTAGACCTGGTCGGGAAAATGTACGCGCAGACTTATGTGGAAAACATCGGCAGGGAAAGCCTCCTGCTGTTCGGTCCGGCCTATAAGGGGATTACCCTGGTGGCGGTGACGGCGGCAGCGCTGTACAGCCAGTACGGCGTACGGGTGCCCGTCTGCTTTAACCGGAAGGAAAAGAAAGACCACGGGGAAGGCGGCGCCATTGTCGGAGAGATCCCGGGAAAGGATGACCGGATTGTCATCGTGGAGGATGTGATTACCGCCGGAACTGCCATCCGGGAGACCATGGAACTGCTGAAGAATCTGGACATGGGCAGGGTGGAGTCGATTATCATCGCCGTGGACCGGATGGAAAAGGGCAGGGGAGAGCAATCCGCGCTGGCGGAGCTGGAACAGGAGTTCGGCGTGAAGGTTTTCCCCATCGTCACCATCCGGGAAGTGGTTTCCTACCTGCACAACCGGGAAATTGGCGGAAAGGTGTATATTGACGACGCCCTTTACGCCCGGGTGCTGGAATACCAGAAGATTTACGGGGTAAACAGCGGTGACTGA